In Pseudomonas saponiphila, the genomic stretch CTGCACCAGGCTTTACCGGGCATCGCCAAAGCCGCCCGGGGGCGGCGGGGAGCCCCAGGTGGTGCCGGGGGCGAAGGCGCAGTAAGGCTTGCGGGTCGATTTCAGTCCTCTTCCTCGTGCTGCAACTCGAACAGCAGCAGCGAACGCCCGGTCACCGAATAGCTGTGGCCGAAGGCGAAGCGCTCCTGGCCGTGCACCGCTGGCTGATGGGTGTCGAGCATGCAGCTCCAGAACTCGCCGGCCGGAACCTCGGGCAGGCGGAAATTGACGATGTCGTGATGGGCATTGACCACCAGCAGCAGCGTGGCGTCGGCCCCGGGGCGCAGGATCCCGGTTTCCTGGGCGCGGCCGTCCAGCAGCATGCCCAGGCAACGGCCGTGGGGGTCTTGCCATTGTTCGGTGCTCATCTCGTTGCCGTCCGGGGCCAGCCAGGTGACGTCCTTGACCCCGAGGTCTTCGTTGTAGCTGCCCACCAGGAAGCGCCCGCGACGCAGGATCGGGTAGTTCAGGCGCAGTTTGATCAGGCGCTTGACGAACTTGAGCAGCGCCTTGCCGTCGGCGTCCAGCTCCCAGTTGACCCAGCCGATCTCGCTGTCCTGGCAGTAGGCGTTGTTGTTGCCGTGCTGGGTGCGGGCGAACTCATCGCCGGCCACCAGCATCGGCGTGCCCTGGGCCAAGAGCAGGGTGGCGAAGAAGTTGCGCATCTGGCGCAGGCGCAGGGCGTTGATCTCGGGGTCGTCGGTGGGGCCTTCGACGCCATGGTTCCAGGACAGGTTGTTGTCGCTGCCGTCCTGGTTGTTCTCGTCGTTGGCCTGGTTGTGCTTGTCGTTGTAGGACACCAGGTCACGCAGGGTGAAACCGTCGTGGGCGGTGACGAAGTTGACCGAAGCGTAGGGCCGGCGGCCGCGCTGGTTGAACATCTCGCCGGAGGCGGTCATGCGCCCGGCGAAGCCCGCCAACTGGCCGTCGTCGCCTTTCCAGAAGGCGCGCACGGTGTCGCGGAAACGGTCGTTCCATTCCACCCAGCCCGGCGGGAAGCGGCCCACCTGATAACCGCCGGGGCCGCAGTCCCAGGGCTCGGCGATCAACTTGACCTGGCGCAGCACCGGGTCCTGGCGGCAGGCCACGAGGAAGCTGTGGCGCTCGTCGAAACCCGTGTGGTAACGGCCGAGGATGGTTGCCAGGTCGAAGCGGAAGCCGTCCACGTGCATTTCCGTGGCCCAGTAGCGCAGGGAGTCGGTGACCATCTGCAGCACGCAGGGATGACTCAGGTCCAGGGTGTTGCCGGTGCCCGAATCGTTGATGTAAAAGCGCTTGTCGTCGGGCATCAGGCGGTAGTAGGAGGCGTTGTCGATGCCGCGCATGGACAGGGTCGGGCCTTGTTCGTTGCCTTCGGCGGTGTGGTTGTAGACCACGTCCAGCAGCACTTCCAGCCCGGCCTCGTGCAGGTGCGCGACCATTTCCTTGAATTCGGCGATCTTGCCGCTGGCCAGGTAGCGTGGGTCCGGGGCGAAGAAGGCGATGCTGTTGTAGCCCCAGTAGTTGGTCATGCCCTTGTGCAGCAGGTGCTGATCGTTGACGAAGGCGTGGATCGGCAGCAGCTCCACCGACGACACCCCCAGCTTGCGGATGTGCTCCAGCACCTCGTCGACCATCAGCCCGGCAAAACTGCCCCGCAGGTGCTCCGGCACCGCGGGGTGGCGCATGGTGAAGCCGCGCACATGAGTCTCGTAGATCAGGGTCTTGTCCCAGGGCACCTTGATCTGCTGGTCATGGCCCCAGGTGTGGGCCGGATCGATGACCTTGCACTTGGGCACGAAGGGCGCGCTGTCGCGCTCATCGAAACTCAGGTCGGCGTCCGGGTGACCGATGGTGTAGCCGAACAGCGCCTCGGACCATTTCAGTTCCCCCACCAGTTGCTTGGCATAGGGGTCGATCAGCAGTTTGTTGGGGTTGAAGCGGTGGCCGTTGGCCGGGTCGTAGGGGCCATGCACCCGGTAGCCGTAGATCAGCCCCGGGTGCGCGTCGGGCAGGTAGCCGTGGAAGATCTCGTCGGTGTATTCCGGCAGTTCGATACGTTCCAGTTCCACCTCACCGGTGGCGTCGAACAGGCACAGTTCAACCCGCGTGGCGTTGGCCGAGAACAGCGCGAAGTTGACGCCCAGGCCATCCCAGGTGGCGCCCAGGGGGAAGGGCAGGCCTTCACGGATGCGCGAGGGTTCGTGTTCGGGAGTCTGCTTGGATCGGCTCATGGTTGCTCCTGCAGGTCTGATGACAAGGGCTGATACCGGTGTTCCCCTACCCGTGTTCCCCCGACTTTTTCCGGGCCAAGCAAGCCCCTCGTGGCGCCAGGACGCGCCACTGGTCGACGGTGGTCAACGGGTTGGCAATGGCGTCAGTGGGCGGGTGGCTTGCGCGGGGCCCGAGGTTTCTTCGGCGCCGGCTTCTCGCCCGGAGGCAGGACCACGGCGGCGGCCGGCTTGGCCTTGGGCTTGGCGGCGGTCCGGGTCCTGGGCTTGGCGACCTTGGCCGGGGGCGGCGGCGCCAGGGCTTCGGCCTCGGCCAGCTTGCGCGCCATCTCCCAGTGCCGGGCTTCCTGGCCGTGGGGTTGGCCTTCCGATTCCCAGATCTGATAGGCGAATTCACGAATGCGTTTGTCGTCGGTACTCATCGCAATGCTCCTGGGCTGGACTCAATGTTGAATCAATAGGTTGAGCGGAAAGTCGTGCAATACCGCGCTGATCAGCAACTCCTTATGGGGTGTGACTGCTCCGGTTGAAAAAAGTCCATTCATGTTGCGGCGCGAGGCGGTGAACGGTAGTTGCACCCGGGTATCGCCCCATCGTTGTGCATCGACCATGGGCACTGCGCTGTCATCCAGCAGCGCGGCGACCTGGATCGGCACTATCACCACCAGCCGTTGCTCGCGGTACTCGCGCATGAAGGCCAGAACCCGTCCCGCCTCCTGGCCGAGTACCGGCAAGGGCCGGTAGTGGCCGCGCCGGAACAGCTCCGGATACTGGCTGCGCAGGCCCAGGGCCCGGGCGATCAGGCCTTGCTTGATGCGTCCGTCGCGCCAGCCGGCCAGCCACTTTCGGGGATCGCGCAGGCGGTTCAGCGCCTGTTGCCGGGCCCCGTAGTCCACCGGCCGGCGGTTGTCCGGATCCACCAGGCTGAAGTCCCAAAACTCGTTGCCCTGATACAGGTCCGGCACCCCTGGCACCGTCATGCGCAGCAAAGTTTGCGCCAGGCTGTTGAGGGCGCCGGCGGGAGCGATGGCATTCACCGCGTCGGCGATCGAGCGGCGCAAGGGCCGGCCCTCGGGTGCGCACAGCAGGCTGTCGATAAACCCTTGCACGGCCTCTTCGTATTCCAGGTTCGGCGCGGCCCAGCTGCTGTGCAGCTTGGCCTCGCGCAGAGCCTTGAGCTGCCATTGGCCGATTCGCCGGGCGTAGTCGGCCAGGGCCGGTTGATCATCTGCCTGCAGGTCCAGGGGCCAACTGCCCAGGAGGATCTGGTACAGGATCAGCTCATCCGCCGCCGATGGTCCCTCGCGGCCTTGGCGCAGGGGCTCGGCCAGCGGCCGCCAGGCCTGCACCTGGCGCACGTACCAGGCGGCGCGCTCGCTGAGCACCGCCAGGCGCGCGCGACTGTCCTCGCCGCGCTTGTGGTCGTGGGTGGCGCTGGTCAGCAGATTGTCGGGGAACTGCGCCAGGCGTTGTTCGCAGGCGCTGTGAAAGGCTGCCGGCGGCGCGCTGAACTGCTCGGTATTGAAGCCCACGTCATTGCGTGCCAGGAGCACCGCCGAGCGATAGAACGCGGTGTCCTCCACCGCCTTGGCCGCTGTCGGCGAGGTCAGTTGCTGGAAACGCACGCAGGCGTGGCGCAGCAGTTTGCGTGGGCGGCCCGGCGGTTGCTGGCGCCAGCTCTGGCCGCCGAGCCAGCGCTCCAGGTAATCGAGCACCGGCCAGTCGGCTTCGCCCAGGCTGGCGCGCGCGCCCTGCAGGGCCTGCTGGAACACCCGCTGGTCCTGGGGGCCGCGGCCTCGGGCGCTGATGTAGGTGCGATACACCGGGAAGTGCACGATCAGCTCCTGCAGTGCCCGGCGGATGGCGCCCAGGGTCAGGTCGCGGCTCATCAGGTCCAGGCGTGCCACTTGCAGCAGGGCCTGGGCCACGCTCTCGAAGTCGCCGGCCAGCGAGCCGTTGAGGATCTGCTGACGAGCCAGCAGCGCTTCCCGGGCAAACTGCGCCGGCCGCCGACTGTGCCGGCTCCACAGTTCGGCCAGCAGTGGCCGGCCCGTGGCGGCCTGTTGCAG encodes the following:
- the glgX gene encoding glycogen debranching protein GlgX: MSRSKQTPEHEPSRIREGLPFPLGATWDGLGVNFALFSANATRVELCLFDATGEVELERIELPEYTDEIFHGYLPDAHPGLIYGYRVHGPYDPANGHRFNPNKLLIDPYAKQLVGELKWSEALFGYTIGHPDADLSFDERDSAPFVPKCKVIDPAHTWGHDQQIKVPWDKTLIYETHVRGFTMRHPAVPEHLRGSFAGLMVDEVLEHIRKLGVSSVELLPIHAFVNDQHLLHKGMTNYWGYNSIAFFAPDPRYLASGKIAEFKEMVAHLHEAGLEVLLDVVYNHTAEGNEQGPTLSMRGIDNASYYRLMPDDKRFYINDSGTGNTLDLSHPCVLQMVTDSLRYWATEMHVDGFRFDLATILGRYHTGFDERHSFLVACRQDPVLRQVKLIAEPWDCGPGGYQVGRFPPGWVEWNDRFRDTVRAFWKGDDGQLAGFAGRMTASGEMFNQRGRRPYASVNFVTAHDGFTLRDLVSYNDKHNQANDENNQDGSDNNLSWNHGVEGPTDDPEINALRLRQMRNFFATLLLAQGTPMLVAGDEFARTQHGNNNAYCQDSEIGWVNWELDADGKALLKFVKRLIKLRLNYPILRRGRFLVGSYNEDLGVKDVTWLAPDGNEMSTEQWQDPHGRCLGMLLDGRAQETGILRPGADATLLLVVNAHHDIVNFRLPEVPAGEFWSCMLDTHQPAVHGQERFAFGHSYSVTGRSLLLFELQHEEED
- a CDS encoding DUF2934 domain-containing protein, with the protein product MSTDDKRIREFAYQIWESEGQPHGQEARHWEMARKLAEAEALAPPPPAKVAKPRTRTAAKPKAKPAAAVVLPPGEKPAPKKPRAPRKPPAH
- a CDS encoding malto-oligosyltrehalose synthase gives rise to the protein MSPSTLPPLRATLRLQFHQGFSLDDAVPLVPYFARLGISHLYASPLLCARAGSMHGYDVVDPTRVNPELGGEAALRRLVSALRANGMGLILDIVSNHMAVGGSDNPWWLDLLQWGRRSPYGEFFDIQWHSPDPLLQGQLLLPFLASDYGVALQQGSLPLQLDEDLAGFHVQHHEHRFPICPADYGELLRVEPPLAAAAAAELKALADAFGALRLRDDAHAQARPLQQALARLLQQPALRQALTLRLQGYDGRQPEGLSRLHQLLERQHYRLASWRTAADDINWRRFFDVNELGGLRVERPAVFEATHAKIFQLIEEGLVDGLRIDHIDGLADPRGYCRKLRRRVEGLRPGQHLPIYVEKILGADETLARDWQVDGSTGYEFMNQLSLLQQAATGRPLLAELWSRHSRRPAQFAREALLARQQILNGSLAGDFESVAQALLQVARLDLMSRDLTLGAIRRALQELIVHFPVYRTYISARGRGPQDQRVFQQALQGARASLGEADWPVLDYLERWLGGQSWRQQPPGRPRKLLRHACVRFQQLTSPTAAKAVEDTAFYRSAVLLARNDVGFNTEQFSAPPAAFHSACEQRLAQFPDNLLTSATHDHKRGEDSRARLAVLSERAAWYVRQVQAWRPLAEPLRQGREGPSAADELILYQILLGSWPLDLQADDQPALADYARRIGQWQLKALREAKLHSSWAAPNLEYEEAVQGFIDSLLCAPEGRPLRRSIADAVNAIAPAGALNSLAQTLLRMTVPGVPDLYQGNEFWDFSLVDPDNRRPVDYGARQQALNRLRDPRKWLAGWRDGRIKQGLIARALGLRSQYPELFRRGHYRPLPVLGQEAGRVLAFMREYREQRLVVIVPIQVAALLDDSAVPMVDAQRWGDTRVQLPFTASRRNMNGLFSTGAVTPHKELLISAVLHDFPLNLLIQH